From the genome of Globicephala melas chromosome 14, mGloMel1.2, whole genome shotgun sequence, one region includes:
- the MPC1 gene encoding mitochondrial pyruvate carrier 1 isoform X1 — MKKSPEIISGRMTFALCCYSLAFMRFAYKVQPRNWLLFACHATNEVAQLTQGGRLLRHEMSKNASA; from the exons ATGAAGAAGTCTCCGGAGATTATCAGCGGGCGGATGACATTTG CCCTCTGCTGTTACTCGCTGGCGTTCATGAGATTCGCCTACAAGGTGCAGCCTCGCAACTGGCTGCTGTTCGCCTGCCACGCCACCAACGAGGTAGCCCAGCTCACCCAGGGCGGACGGCTGCTCCGGCACGA GATGTCTAAAAATGCCTCAGCATAA